In Enterobacter cloacae, the following are encoded in one genomic region:
- a CDS encoding TolC family type I secretion outer membrane protein — translation MRKRMPRWWLSCCLIAISTTVHAAVVINPQQLSEEQELPALEGRVALPASKTPPGVLTLDDAVTRAVSWHPAISEAVGKLYEQSEQVDVAKSKYYPQVNAGMDNGYTHNGGDSGFTPSLVLSLSQMLYDFGKVASQVRAENAGVAQQQANVLVSIDTIAHDTATAMVQVQTWQQMVETAREQLDALNAIGKLTRQRNDEGATSLSDVVQTDARIEGARAQLMQYQANLDSSRATLMSDLGWNSLSAISNDFPDSLKRSCDIAEPDDRLVPSVLAAWAQAGVAQANLDNANAQMTPTISLEPEVRHYLNDNYAGHGSLDRTQYSAWVKVQMPLYQGGGLTARRNAAGHAVEAAQSTIQRTRLDVRQKLLESRSQVMSLLSTLQIQSRQESLNIRTRELYQQQYLDLGSRPLLDVLNAEQEVYQARFTQQQTLGQLHQLQLNCLYNTGRIRHAFSLDNRTIQSVEIQP, via the coding sequence ATGAGAAAAAGAATGCCTCGCTGGTGGCTTTCGTGCTGCCTGATCGCCATATCCACCACTGTACATGCTGCAGTGGTGATCAATCCCCAACAACTCAGCGAGGAACAAGAGTTACCCGCTCTGGAAGGACGCGTTGCGCTCCCGGCCAGTAAAACTCCCCCGGGCGTACTGACGCTGGACGATGCCGTCACACGCGCCGTGAGCTGGCACCCGGCAATTAGTGAGGCAGTAGGAAAACTCTACGAGCAATCTGAACAGGTCGACGTCGCCAAATCGAAGTATTATCCGCAGGTTAACGCCGGTATGGACAACGGCTATACCCACAATGGCGGGGATTCCGGCTTTACGCCTTCTCTGGTGTTATCCCTCTCGCAAATGCTTTACGACTTCGGCAAAGTGGCAAGCCAGGTTCGCGCCGAGAACGCGGGTGTCGCCCAACAGCAGGCCAACGTGCTGGTCAGCATTGATACCATCGCCCATGATACCGCCACCGCAATGGTGCAGGTTCAGACCTGGCAACAGATGGTCGAAACGGCCAGAGAGCAGCTTGATGCCCTTAACGCCATTGGTAAACTGACGCGACAGCGCAATGACGAAGGGGCCACCTCGCTCTCTGACGTCGTCCAGACCGATGCCCGCATCGAAGGTGCGCGCGCCCAGCTGATGCAGTACCAGGCCAATCTTGACAGTTCACGCGCCACGCTGATGAGCGACCTGGGGTGGAACAGCCTTAGCGCCATCAGCAACGACTTCCCCGACAGTCTGAAGCGCAGCTGTGACATCGCCGAGCCTGACGATCGGCTGGTGCCATCGGTGCTTGCCGCATGGGCACAGGCCGGTGTCGCGCAGGCGAATCTGGATAACGCCAATGCCCAGATGACGCCGACCATCTCGCTCGAACCCGAAGTGCGCCACTATCTGAATGACAATTATGCGGGACACGGCTCACTGGATCGCACCCAGTACTCTGCCTGGGTCAAGGTACAGATGCCCCTCTACCAGGGCGGCGGGTTGACCGCACGGCGTAACGCAGCCGGACACGCGGTGGAAGCGGCGCAATCTACCATCCAGCGCACGCGCCTTGACGTGCGGCAAAAGCTACTGGAATCCCGTAGCCAGGTGATGAGCCTGTTGAGTACCCTGCAAATTCAGTCCCGCCAGGAGTCGCTCAACATCCGCACGCGCGAGCTGTACCAGCAACAATACCTGGATCTTGGTTCACGTCCGCTGCTTGACGTACTGAACGCCGAGCAGGAGGTGTATCAGGCACGCTTTACCCAACAACAAACCCTCGGGCAACTGCACCAGCTTCAGCTTAACTGCCTGTATAACACGGGCCGCATCCGCCATGCATTCAGCCTCGATAACCGCACCATTCAGTCTGTGGAGATCCAGCCATGA
- a CDS encoding ATP-binding protein, whose protein sequence is MKHTDIPQDDVLTGQALAQWAQAFGYVADHYRVACSPGALMASAPWLCGKPMVPALTQLAREAGLSFQPLETTQDSLNSWRLPVVVELAEGQIGVIEHYDGEDTLEICFVGDTAQTNRLSLTALLPNIRHVIALRPLAALKDSRVDAYISKYRPDWLYRLVMRDLRPYTWVMLAALFINVLSLSGVVFSMQVYDRVIPAQSYPTLYVLTIGVLIATLFGFVLRLARGHIMDLLGKRADLRVSDRVFGHALRLRNSAVPRSTGSFISQLRELEQIREMVTSSTISTIVDLPFFLLFVVVLAIIAPQLAWIAPVAAVVMVLPGLLLQTKLATLAKQSAHESTLRNAVLVESVQGLEDIKLMQAENRFLQQWNSYIQITAESGLRTRELSQALINWGMTIQSLVYAGVIVVGAPMVIEGTLTTGSVVAASMLASRMIAPMATLCGVLARWQQVKAAKEGLDSIMQLPTENQREETPIRQDVLRGHYLFDQAQFRYHPEDPRMALRINRLEINPGESVAILGRNGAGKSTLLQAMAGGMDLASGELRLDNLSLPHLDVADLRRNVGLMTQNARLFHGTLRENITLGLPHASDEEIFTVLEMCGAASFVQKLPKGLDYPIMENGVGLSGGQRQSILLARMLLRDPNIVLLDEPTASLDEHTEREFIQRLGAWLGNRTLVVATHRVPVLELVERVVVLKEGMLVMDAPKAQALNSSRMQQQANGREWKNENQSA, encoded by the coding sequence ATGAAACACACCGACATTCCGCAGGATGATGTATTGACCGGGCAGGCGCTGGCGCAGTGGGCGCAGGCCTTTGGCTATGTCGCCGACCATTACCGTGTGGCCTGTTCCCCCGGCGCATTGATGGCCAGCGCCCCCTGGCTATGCGGCAAACCAATGGTGCCAGCACTCACTCAGCTGGCGCGGGAAGCAGGGCTGTCGTTCCAGCCCCTGGAAACCACACAAGATAGCCTCAACAGCTGGCGTCTGCCCGTGGTGGTGGAACTCGCTGAAGGCCAGATTGGCGTTATCGAACACTACGATGGTGAAGATACGCTGGAGATCTGTTTTGTCGGCGACACCGCGCAAACCAACCGCCTTTCCCTGACAGCGCTGCTGCCCAACATTCGTCATGTGATCGCCCTGCGCCCGCTGGCTGCCCTGAAGGACAGCCGCGTTGACGCCTACATTTCGAAGTACCGCCCGGACTGGCTCTACCGGCTGGTGATGCGCGATTTACGCCCCTACACGTGGGTGATGCTGGCGGCGCTATTTATCAACGTTCTGTCACTCTCCGGGGTGGTTTTTTCCATGCAGGTTTATGACCGGGTGATCCCCGCCCAGTCCTACCCCACCCTCTACGTGCTGACGATTGGCGTACTGATCGCCACGCTGTTTGGCTTCGTGCTGCGCCTTGCCCGCGGGCACATCATGGATCTGCTGGGAAAACGCGCCGACCTGCGCGTTTCCGACCGGGTATTCGGCCACGCCCTTCGGCTACGTAACAGCGCCGTTCCACGCTCAACCGGCAGCTTTATTTCGCAGCTGCGCGAGCTGGAGCAGATCCGCGAGATGGTGACGTCATCGACCATTTCGACCATCGTCGATCTGCCGTTCTTTTTGCTGTTTGTGGTGGTACTGGCGATCATCGCCCCGCAGCTGGCGTGGATCGCCCCCGTCGCTGCCGTGGTTATGGTACTTCCAGGTCTGCTGTTGCAGACAAAACTGGCCACGCTGGCAAAGCAGTCTGCCCATGAGTCCACCCTGCGCAACGCGGTGCTGGTAGAGAGCGTGCAGGGGCTGGAAGACATCAAGCTTATGCAGGCGGAAAACCGCTTCCTGCAACAGTGGAACAGTTACATCCAGATCACCGCCGAATCCGGCCTGCGCACCCGCGAGCTGAGCCAGGCGCTGATCAACTGGGGAATGACCATTCAGAGCCTGGTCTACGCTGGCGTCATTGTGGTCGGCGCACCGATGGTGATTGAAGGTACGTTAACAACCGGTTCCGTGGTCGCCGCGTCGATGCTGGCGTCACGGATGATCGCCCCGATGGCTACCCTGTGTGGCGTACTGGCGCGCTGGCAGCAAGTGAAAGCGGCAAAAGAAGGTCTGGACAGCATTATGCAACTGCCCACCGAGAACCAGCGGGAAGAGACGCCCATTCGCCAGGATGTGCTGCGCGGACATTATCTTTTTGACCAGGCACAGTTTCGCTACCACCCGGAAGATCCGCGTATGGCTTTGCGGATCAACCGACTGGAGATCAACCCCGGAGAGAGTGTGGCCATACTTGGCCGCAACGGGGCGGGGAAATCGACGTTGCTTCAGGCAATGGCGGGCGGTATGGATTTGGCGAGCGGTGAACTACGGCTGGACAACCTGAGCCTGCCGCATCTGGACGTGGCGGATCTGCGACGCAACGTCGGCCTGATGACCCAGAATGCACGGCTGTTCCACGGCACCCTGCGCGAGAACATCACCCTGGGTCTGCCACACGCCAGCGATGAAGAGATCTTCACCGTACTGGAGATGTGCGGCGCGGCAAGTTTTGTGCAGAAACTGCCAAAGGGTCTGGATTACCCGATTATGGAGAACGGCGTGGGGCTTTCCGGCGGCCAGCGACAGTCCATTCTGCTGGCACGCATGCTCCTGCGCGATCCCAATATCGTACTTCTGGATGAACCTACTGCGTCGCTGGATGAACACACCGAGCGCGAATTTATTCAGCGCCTTGGCGCATGGCTGGGTAACCGCACGCTGGTGGTGGCAACCCACCGCGTTCCGGTACTGGAACTGGTAGAACGCGTCGTTGTGCTGAAAGAAGGCATGCTGGTGATGGACGCTCCAAAAGCGCAGGCGCTCAACAGCAGCCGCATGCAACAACAGGCAAACGGACGGGAGTGGAAAAATGAAAATCAGTCAGCATGA
- a CDS encoding secretion protein HlyD, whose product MKISQHDAAAMDDLDNSLDSESGYSGARRIVSLTLLLFIVTGVWAWYGILDEVSTGTGKVIPSSREQVLQSLDGGILTELNVHEGDQVQAGQVLARLDPTRSESNAGESAARYRASLASSARLYAEVNDLPLKFPPSLAKWTELTATETRLYNSRRAQLEDTQRELRAALDLANKELAITQRLVKTGAASHVEALRLQRQKSDLELKLTDVRSQYYVQAREALSKANAEVDMVTAVLKGREDSVARLTVKSPVRGIVKNIKVTTIGGVIPPNGVLMEIVPVDDHLLIETRLSPRDIAFIHPNQEALVKITAYDYAIYGGLHGVVETISPDTIQDEAKPEVFYYRVFIRTSQDYLTNKAGRHFSIVPGMIATVDIKTGEKTVLDYMIKPFNRAKEALRER is encoded by the coding sequence ATGAAAATCAGTCAGCATGATGCCGCCGCGATGGACGATCTGGATAACTCACTTGATTCTGAAAGCGGTTATTCCGGCGCGCGCCGTATTGTGTCGTTAACCCTGCTGCTGTTTATCGTCACTGGCGTCTGGGCGTGGTACGGCATTCTGGATGAGGTTTCGACCGGCACCGGGAAAGTGATCCCCAGCTCGCGCGAACAGGTTTTACAATCGCTGGACGGCGGGATCCTCACCGAACTCAACGTTCACGAGGGTGACCAGGTGCAGGCCGGACAAGTACTGGCGCGGCTTGATCCGACGCGCTCAGAATCAAACGCCGGCGAGAGTGCCGCACGCTACCGCGCGTCGCTGGCTTCCAGCGCGCGTCTGTATGCCGAGGTCAACGATCTCCCGCTGAAATTTCCCCCCTCACTGGCAAAATGGACGGAGCTGACAGCCACCGAAACCCGGCTGTATAACTCGCGACGTGCTCAGCTGGAAGACACGCAACGCGAGCTGCGTGCCGCATTAGATCTCGCCAACAAAGAGCTGGCGATCACCCAGCGCCTGGTTAAAACCGGGGCAGCGAGTCACGTGGAAGCCCTGCGTCTGCAGCGGCAAAAAAGCGATCTGGAACTGAAACTCACCGACGTACGTTCGCAGTATTACGTTCAGGCACGCGAGGCGCTATCCAAAGCCAACGCAGAAGTGGATATGGTCACTGCCGTCCTGAAAGGGCGTGAGGATTCCGTCGCACGCCTGACGGTAAAATCCCCGGTGCGTGGGATCGTCAAAAACATCAAAGTCACCACCATCGGCGGTGTGATCCCACCTAACGGCGTGCTGATGGAGATTGTTCCCGTGGACGATCATCTGCTGATTGAAACCCGTCTGTCGCCGCGTGATATCGCCTTTATCCATCCTAACCAGGAAGCATTGGTCAAGATCACGGCCTATGACTACGCGATTTACGGCGGGCTTCACGGGGTAGTTGAAACCATTTCGCCGGACACCATTCAGGACGAAGCCAAACCAGAGGTGTTCTATTACCGGGTGTTTATCCGAACCAGCCAGGACTATCTGACGAATAAAGCGGGGAGACACTTTTCGATTGTACCGGGGATGATTGCGACAGTGGATATCAAAACCGGAGAGAAAACGGTGCTGGATTATATGATTAAGCCGTTTAACCGGGCAAAAGAAGCACTGAGGGAACGGTAA
- the ybaQ gene encoding putative HTH-type transcriptional regulator YbaQ, producing the protein MALQQALRKPTTPGDVLQYEYLEPLNLKISDLADMLNVHRNTISALVNNNRKLTADMAIRLAKAFDTTIEFWLNLQLNVDIWEVQTNSRTQEELGRIKCVAEILAKKKSGQPDVA; encoded by the coding sequence ATGGCACTCCAACAGGCACTTCGCAAACCCACCACGCCGGGTGATGTGTTGCAGTATGAGTATCTTGAACCGCTCAATCTGAAAATCAGCGATCTCGCGGACATGCTGAATGTGCACCGCAACACCATCAGTGCGCTGGTGAATAATAACCGTAAGCTGACTGCCGATATGGCTATCAGACTGGCTAAAGCCTTTGATACCACCATCGAATTCTGGCTGAACCTGCAGCTGAACGTAGACATCTGGGAAGTGCAGACCAACTCACGGACGCAGGAAGAGTTAGGCCGTATCAAGTGCGTTGCGGAGATCCTGGCAAAGAAAAAGTCTGGCCAGCCGGATGTCGCCTGA
- a CDS encoding GntR family transcriptional regulator, with product MSVSKLASSAQGLQSSAIRELLKHSKMAGVISLGGGIPNPALFDHEGLKIAADAVLSQHFDEAFQYGLTEGVPGLREGIQQICAGRGIQCKADDVVVTSGSQQSLDVLARALINPGDIVVVERPTYLAALQVFGLAQAKFESVGTDGEGMIVDELETLVANKTIKAVYIVPTFGNPGGVTLSEERRKQLVELSKRYDFVIIEDDPYSEINYTDEVFRPLIAHARAIGNEDNVVYTSTFSKILAPGTRVGWVIVPEWLKRAVVNLKQTTDLHTSTLSQLMTYEYLKTGRLADQIKMIREAYRQKYQTFARELEAELGDVMSFHKPKGGMFLWARMNNGINTTRWLEKTLSNGVVFVPGEFFYCNEPDHTTLRMSFVTPTDEQLKEAVRRLKISL from the coding sequence ATGTCTGTGAGTAAACTCGCCAGCAGTGCGCAGGGCCTGCAATCATCTGCCATCCGTGAATTATTAAAACATAGCAAAATGGCAGGCGTCATTTCTCTGGGAGGCGGTATTCCTAATCCGGCACTTTTCGATCATGAAGGCCTGAAAATTGCTGCAGATGCCGTGTTATCCCAGCATTTTGACGAGGCGTTTCAGTATGGTCTGACGGAGGGTGTTCCGGGACTGCGCGAGGGTATTCAGCAGATCTGTGCGGGTCGTGGTATTCAATGCAAGGCCGACGATGTGGTCGTTACGTCCGGTTCGCAACAATCTCTGGATGTGCTGGCGCGCGCATTAATTAATCCTGGTGATATCGTCGTTGTAGAACGTCCTACTTATCTGGCCGCATTGCAGGTATTTGGTCTGGCACAGGCGAAATTTGAATCTGTGGGGACTGACGGCGAAGGGATGATTGTCGACGAGCTGGAAACGCTGGTGGCAAATAAAACGATTAAAGCGGTTTATATTGTCCCGACGTTTGGCAACCCGGGCGGAGTAACGCTGTCCGAAGAACGCCGCAAACAGCTGGTGGAATTATCGAAGCGTTATGATTTCGTCATTATCGAAGACGATCCCTACAGTGAAATAAATTACACCGATGAAGTCTTCCGCCCGTTAATTGCGCATGCCAGGGCCATCGGTAATGAAGACAATGTGGTTTACACCTCGACCTTTTCTAAAATTCTCGCACCGGGAACCCGGGTGGGCTGGGTGATTGTACCGGAGTGGCTGAAAAGAGCCGTGGTGAATCTGAAACAAACGACCGATCTGCACACCAGCACACTGTCGCAGCTGATGACGTATGAATATCTGAAAACCGGCCGTCTGGCTGACCAGATTAAAATGATCCGCGAAGCCTACCGTCAGAAATACCAGACATTCGCACGTGAGCTGGAAGCCGAGCTGGGTGATGTGATGTCATTCCATAAGCCAAAGGGCGGGATGTTCCTGTGGGCCAGAATGAACAATGGCATTAATACCACCCGCTGGCTGGAAAAGACGTTAAGCAACGGCGTGGTTTTTGTGCCGGGTGAATTCTTCTACTGCAATGAGCCAGATCACACGACGTTGCGTATGTCGTTTGTCACGCCAACGGATGAACAACTGAAAGAGGCGGTGAGACGCCTGAAGATCTCACTGTAA
- a CDS encoding LysR family transcriptional regulator, translating into MDKLRSMETFIAVVESGSFTGAASRLEMSAVMVGKYIALLESQFGTRLLERNTRRQSLTDAGRVYFEEAKRVLEQVAIAENAVERLRATPAGTLRVTAPTSFGGCVIAPLTATFLQRYPEVRVELDLTNRKVDLVDEGVDLAIRIGDIHNDDLVAKFLCPYRMVICAAPDYLARYGTPQTPADLVDHLCLSHTVWTARNEWRLPGVEGEVRWKRDAILRCNDGYGLRMAAKAGAGLLLQPEVLVAEELASGRLVRVLENNTPEPRPVHLLWRQDLRPLPKLTEFIAHIMQAVRDPADP; encoded by the coding sequence ATGGATAAGCTTCGCAGTATGGAGACGTTCATTGCCGTGGTTGAAAGTGGGAGTTTTACCGGCGCGGCGTCACGGCTTGAGATGTCGGCGGTGATGGTGGGGAAATACATTGCGTTGCTGGAGTCTCAGTTTGGTACGCGCCTGCTGGAGCGTAATACGCGTCGTCAGAGCCTGACCGATGCCGGGCGTGTCTATTTTGAAGAGGCAAAGCGGGTACTGGAGCAGGTTGCTATTGCCGAAAATGCGGTTGAGCGGCTACGCGCGACTCCCGCCGGAACCTTGCGCGTCACGGCTCCCACCTCGTTTGGCGGATGTGTGATTGCGCCACTCACCGCCACGTTTTTGCAGCGCTACCCGGAAGTTCGTGTGGAGCTGGATCTTACTAACCGGAAAGTGGATCTGGTGGATGAAGGTGTTGATCTGGCTATTCGTATTGGTGACATTCACAACGACGATCTGGTGGCGAAATTTCTTTGCCCGTACCGGATGGTGATTTGCGCCGCTCCGGACTATTTAGCACGCTACGGCACGCCGCAAACGCCTGCCGATCTGGTGGATCATCTGTGCCTGTCACATACGGTCTGGACTGCGCGCAACGAGTGGCGGCTGCCGGGTGTGGAAGGGGAGGTACGCTGGAAGCGGGATGCTATCCTGCGTTGTAACGATGGCTACGGGCTACGCATGGCGGCAAAAGCCGGGGCGGGATTATTACTGCAACCGGAAGTGCTGGTGGCAGAAGAACTGGCAAGCGGCAGGCTGGTGCGGGTGCTGGAAAACAACACCCCGGAGCCGAGGCCGGTGCATCTGTTGTGGCGGCAGGATCTCAGACCGTTACCCAAGCTCACTGAATTTATCGCGCATATTATGCAGGCGGTGCGCGACCCGGCAGATCCATAA
- a CDS encoding short chain dehydrogenase: MKIVIIGASGTVGRAVTEELGRRHEVVRVGRTQGDHQVDITSQESVQALFEKIGPVDAIVSASGGLFFGPLSTMKDSDFNQGLQDKLLGQVRLALTGQHYLNEGGSITLISGIVAHEPIAQGVNATTVNAALEGFVRAAACELPRGIRINLISPTVLTESAEAYDGFFPGFESVPAATVALAYRRSVEGVQSGRVYKVGY, encoded by the coding sequence ATGAAAATCGTAATTATTGGTGCCAGCGGTACGGTGGGTCGTGCAGTAACGGAAGAGCTGGGTCGTCGCCACGAGGTTGTCCGCGTGGGTCGTACTCAGGGCGATCATCAGGTCGATATTACCTCTCAGGAAAGTGTGCAGGCGCTGTTCGAAAAAATCGGTCCGGTGGATGCCATTGTCTCGGCCAGCGGCGGTCTGTTCTTTGGCCCACTCTCCACCATGAAAGACAGCGACTTCAACCAGGGCTTACAGGATAAGCTGCTCGGACAAGTGCGTCTGGCGCTGACCGGACAGCACTATCTGAACGAAGGTGGCTCGATTACCCTGATTAGCGGGATTGTGGCGCACGAACCCATTGCGCAGGGCGTCAATGCCACTACGGTGAACGCCGCGCTGGAAGGGTTTGTCCGTGCTGCGGCTTGTGAACTGCCGCGCGGCATTCGCATCAACCTGATCAGCCCAACGGTACTGACGGAATCCGCCGAAGCGTACGATGGGTTCTTCCCCGGCTTTGAAAGTGTTCCTGCCGCCACCGTTGCCCTGGCCTACCGCCGCAGTGTGGAAGGGGTACAAAGCGGACGGGTGTATAAAGTAGGTTATTGA
- a CDS encoding transcriptional regulator: MNELEQLQASAAQAAALLKAMSNPRRLLILCMLCGAPGTSAGELARATGLSASATSQHLARMREEGLIDSTREAQRILYFIKNDAVNQLISTLKTLYCP, encoded by the coding sequence ATGAACGAACTCGAACAACTTCAGGCCAGCGCAGCACAAGCCGCAGCGCTGTTAAAAGCCATGAGTAACCCGCGCAGGTTATTAATCCTGTGCATGCTGTGCGGTGCTCCCGGTACCAGCGCGGGGGAACTGGCTCGTGCCACGGGGTTAAGCGCCTCCGCCACATCTCAGCATCTCGCACGTATGCGTGAAGAGGGTCTTATCGATAGCACCCGCGAGGCGCAGCGCATTCTTTATTTCATTAAAAACGATGCGGTGAATCAGCTCATCAGCACCCTGAAAACCCTTTATTGTCCATAA
- a CDS encoding membrane protein has translation MSLPLISPQKANALVNVGAKLIDIRDADEYAREHIPVAQSVPLETLPGGLKTQPGETVIFHCQSGARTSDNAARLAQAASPAQAYMVEGGIQGWKLAGLQTIEDKSQPLPLMRQVQIAAGLLILCGVVLGYSISSGFFLLSGFVGAGLLFAGVTGFCGMARLLKVMPWNRRTS, from the coding sequence ATGTCTCTTCCTCTTATTTCTCCACAAAAGGCGAATGCGCTCGTCAATGTCGGCGCAAAACTGATTGATATTCGTGATGCCGACGAATACGCCCGCGAGCATATTCCAGTCGCACAGTCGGTTCCGCTGGAAACCTTGCCTGGCGGGCTGAAGACACAACCTGGTGAAACGGTAATTTTTCACTGCCAGTCTGGCGCACGGACATCAGACAATGCCGCCCGTCTGGCGCAGGCCGCATCCCCTGCTCAGGCCTACATGGTCGAAGGCGGTATTCAGGGCTGGAAACTGGCCGGGCTGCAGACCATTGAAGACAAATCGCAGCCGCTCCCGCTGATGCGGCAGGTGCAAATTGCCGCCGGGCTGTTGATTCTCTGCGGCGTCGTGCTTGGTTACAGCATTTCCAGCGGCTTTTTCCTGCTCAGTGGTTTTGTGGGTGCCGGGCTGCTGTTTGCCGGTGTAACCGGTTTTTGTGGAATGGCGCGTCTGCTGAAAGTGATGCCGTGGAACCGACGTACCTCGTAA
- a CDS encoding DNA-binding protein has translation MSLTLQNLNNIRTLRAMARELSLDVLEEMLEKVRIVAEEKRSEQEEFEQQRAEQQDKINALLEQMKADGISPSDLLGSQLAQTGNPAKKRKAREAKYRFIDVNGEEKTWTGQGRTPKPIASALANGKSLDEFLI, from the coding sequence ATGTCTTTGACGTTACAGAATCTAAATAATATCCGTACACTGCGTGCAATGGCGCGTGAATTATCCCTGGATGTTCTTGAAGAAATGCTGGAAAAAGTCAGGATCGTTGCGGAAGAGAAACGTAGCGAGCAGGAAGAGTTCGAGCAACAACGCGCTGAACAGCAGGATAAAATTAATGCTTTGCTGGAACAGATGAAAGCTGATGGTATTTCACCTTCCGATCTGCTCGGTTCTCAACTGGCTCAGACGGGCAATCCGGCGAAAAAACGCAAAGCGCGTGAAGCAAAATATCGCTTTATTGACGTGAACGGTGAAGAGAAAACGTGGACCGGTCAGGGCCGCACGCCGAAACCAATCGCCAGCGCGCTGGCAAACGGTAAATCACTGGATGAATTTCTGATTTAA
- the alaE gene encoding L-alanine exporter AlaE — protein MFSPQSRLRHAVADTVAMVVYCSVVNMLIEIFLSGMSFEQSLSSRLVAIPVNILIAWPYGLYRDAVMRFARRMSPAGWVKNLADVLAYVTFQSPVYVAILLTVGADWHQIAAAVSSNIVISMLMGAVYGYFLDYCRRLFKVSQYDQAKA, from the coding sequence ATGTTCTCACCGCAATCTCGCCTGCGCCATGCGGTAGCGGATACCGTCGCGATGGTTGTCTACTGCTCCGTCGTGAACATGCTGATTGAAATATTCCTCTCCGGAATGTCCTTCGAGCAGTCGCTTTCTTCTCGTCTGGTGGCGATCCCGGTAAACATCCTTATTGCATGGCCTTACGGATTATACCGCGATGCGGTGATGCGTTTCGCCCGTCGTATGAGCCCGGCAGGCTGGGTGAAAAATCTGGCAGACGTACTGGCATATGTCACTTTCCAGTCTCCGGTCTACGTGGCGATTTTGCTCACGGTTGGCGCAGACTGGCATCAAATTGCCGCTGCGGTGAGCTCGAACATTGTGATTTCAATGTTGATGGGCGCGGTGTATGGCTATTTTCTCGACTACTGTCGTCGCCTGTTTAAAGTCAGCCAGTACGACCAGGCAAAAGCGTGA
- a CDS encoding membrane protein, protein MFNRPNRNDINHDTQDIRNDVSQLADALEEVLKSWGSDAKDETDAVKRKAQSLLRETRARMHGRHRATQAACDAASCANTFVRERPLCALGTVAAVGIVVGALLSLRK, encoded by the coding sequence ATGTTTAACAGACCGAACCGGAATGATATTAACCACGACACCCAGGATATTCGTAATGATGTCAGCCAATTAGCAGACGCGCTGGAAGAAGTACTGAAATCCTGGGGTTCTGATGCAAAGGACGAAACGGATGCCGTAAAACGTAAGGCTCAGTCTCTGTTGCGTGAAACCCGCGCCAGAATGCATGGCCGTCATCGTGCGACGCAGGCAGCCTGTGACGCGGCGAGTTGTGCAAATACCTTCGTCCGTGAGAGACCACTCTGTGCCCTGGGCACGGTCGCCGCCGTCGGCATCGTCGTAGGGGCTCTGCTCAGCCTGCGTAAGTAA
- a CDS encoding NrdH-redoxin → MSIVIYTRSNCVQCHATKRAMENRGVAFEMVNIDLVPDAADTLRAQGFRQLPVVVTGETSWSGFRPDMINRLATRA, encoded by the coding sequence ATGAGCATTGTTATTTACACTCGTAGCAATTGTGTTCAGTGCCACGCAACCAAACGCGCAATGGAAAACCGCGGCGTGGCGTTCGAGATGGTGAATATCGATCTGGTCCCGGATGCCGCCGATACCCTGCGCGCGCAAGGTTTCCGCCAGCTCCCGGTCGTCGTCACCGGAGAAACCAGCTGGTCTGGCTTTCGTCCGGATATGATTAATCGCCTGGCCACCCGTGCATGA
- the nrdI gene encoding protein NrdI, whose protein sequence is MSRLVYFSSSSENTLRFIERVGLPAIRIPLNERERIQVEEPYILVVPSYGGGGTAGTVPRQVIRFLNDPHNRQLIRGVIAAGNRNFGEAFARAGDVISQKCGVPYLYRFELMGTQQDVENVRKGVNEFWQRQPQNA, encoded by the coding sequence ATGAGCAGGCTGGTCTACTTCTCCAGCAGCTCGGAAAACACGCTCCGCTTTATTGAGCGCGTCGGGCTGCCAGCGATACGTATTCCGCTCAACGAACGCGAGCGGATCCAGGTAGAGGAACCTTACATTCTGGTGGTTCCCAGCTATGGCGGCGGAGGTACGGCAGGCACGGTACCGCGTCAGGTGATCCGCTTTCTGAACGATCCCCACAACCGACAGCTTATTCGCGGCGTTATTGCGGCAGGTAATCGCAATTTCGGCGAGGCATTTGCCCGCGCCGGGGATGTTATCTCTCAAAAATGCGGCGTGCCGTATCTCTATCGTTTTGAACTGATGGGGACACAGCAGGACGTAGAGAACGTGCGTAAAGGAGTAAACGAATTTTGGCAACGACAACCGCAGAACGCGTAA